The following is a genomic window from Sebastes fasciatus isolate fSebFas1 chromosome 15, fSebFas1.pri, whole genome shotgun sequence.
tagatacaaattaaataagaatatttcttgaaatatacagtataattgtATTAATACCAGTTGAATTATTGTTAACCCACAatttgggaaactctcgcgagatggatAAGGTTAGGATAAGTCGTCGGGCAGAGATTCTCGCGAGACTTTACACGTTTTGAGCATCTTTGGTTTTTAGCagtttgcgggttaccttctagacaccgTGTTGCTGCTGCGCTGCACCTGCGCAGATAACCGCAGATCTCTAATAAGTCATATGATaagagacaggaggacaggtgatCAGCTGTCAAACAGGATTAACAGCATCTAACTTCCTGGTGCGGAGGAGCAGGAGAACCGGTCTGTCTCTAGTGGGCCTGTCTCTGCGTGTTGTGGGCCGGGTCATGAGACTCCAGAGGTGGGTCTCCTTCAGTAaactcctctcttcttcctcttcctcatcctggAGGCTGGTATCAGCAGCTCTCTGCAGACAGAAGCAGAAACACGTGTGTCTGTTCACTCAGTCcgctaacaacaacaacatggcaGAGGAGGCGAAGAAACTGGCCGCTTACGCTGCTGTGGACAACCACGTCCAGGTACAGTCAACTGTCTTTACacatgtgtctctgtctgtctgataaTGTCCACATGTGTCCacagctagctgctagctgcagACCCAGATGCTGCATGCTAGACATAGAAAGTAGCCTAGCCTGCTACCTCAGTGCTGTTATCTAACCTGCACGGTTTGTGGAGGGATTTGGCTCAGTGTTATGCATGCTTGTCCCGGGATAGTGGGCTAACTTTGCTCGGTATTAAAGGACTAAATATACTAACAGTACAGCATGTTACAGCATGTTACAGCCTGTGTTAGCTGCTGACAGTCAGGGTAGTTTTAACTGAtgcacagacagaaagagatgaTAACATGATATGCATGATCTAAACAATGCAGACAGAAATAAGAAAGCTAGCAGAGGCTGTATTATGTGTTATGCATGAGATTAAAGTCAGTTTATTGTTACAGATTATATAATGGAGCTGAGATAGTGCAGGAATTTAATATATGGACAGTTTGGGTTATGAAATGCAAACGTTTTTaactttattgtattttttgaggctgttaattttaatttaatttaacactTGTATATTGTGTTCATTGTGGTTCATTCCCCTGTGACTGtgtggaaaacaaaacacataaaaaacacttaatataatataaaaactccACTGTTCCTCTTATCCTGTCCATTGCTACTGCTGCATTTCAACACACATCCAGCCAAGTCATTGTGACACCAGGTTTTATGGCCTGGTGTGAAATGAGGCATGGTTGCATCAagtttaagttattttttgtttcttcctACAGAACAACCAGGTGGTTGGAGTGGGCAGCGGATCAACCATTGTCTATGCTGTGGACAGATTAGGTGAGAGAAACCAATATAATTCTGATTTTAGATGTCTCAGAAATGACACCTAACCAAATAAATTTGTCTTGTAGACAATCACTTAGCCACAGTTAGATTAAAGCAAAGTTTAGTCTGCTTTGGTGTTAGAAATCTttatgtaaaaatgtgtttttctgctatATCATTGCAAGTGAAATGCTTAATAAATACAACAGAGGCAGCAAGATTTTCATTACCagtgcttaaagggatagttcggacGGTTGGCGTGCCCCCAGTTTTTGAGAAGCAGACTGGAGTTTGCTTCTGTGCcataactcctgtctgtttctccaaactgggggtgtaccgaccgccatctactgtcggtaatacactgactatggataagtgcctcatacaaccccacttcaaaacattcaaactatccctttaagctaaACACATTCATGATCCCTCTTTTTTCTACTATGTGTATGTTGTTTATTCCAGCTGAGAGGGTGCGTCAGGAGAAACTCAACATCGTGTGTGTGCCCACCTCCTTCCAGGTTGGTTTAAGATGTTTAGACTTACTTGTAGACTTCTAATTATTTTCATCCCGGTTGCTTAATgctgcgtacacacacacagagcatttAGCAACAGCATGCACTGTAACATCGTGGTTTCATTaccacacacagtcacacacactttttttgtttAAGCATACTTGCAAGAGAAGATGCATTAATCATAACTTACTATTGTGTcctttctaaaaaaacaaaagcacaaaaTCGTATCGCAGCTTTTTGCCTCCCGGTCGTCACATTTTGTCCCGTCTCTGTGCTTGTCCTCCCACAGGCTCGCCAGCTGATTGTGCAGCACGGCCTCACGCTGTCGGATCTGGACAGGCACCCAGAGGTACGATGAGCTCGTTATAAATGAATCTGAAAGACGTGGACGTGAGGAAGGGGCCGCAATACGTTGGCGCTCAAACTCTGTCAGCTTGAATTGGAGCGTTGTGGAAATTGTGCCTGTGCgactgcaaaagaaaaaaaacatgactggTGGAGCTGAGTGTCTAAATGCAGAGAAACAGTTCCTTTTGATTTGTCGTGTGCTGTAATAAGTTAACATTCCTCCCACGCAGCTGGATGTGGTGATCGACGGAGCGGACGAAGTAGACGGAGATCTCACGCTGATTAAAGGTGGAGGGTGAGGACAGTTTAATACAGACAGCAGAACTCAGCCGGTGTCTCCTgatttctgtctctcactcgTCCTCTCTTTGTCTCACAGCGGCTGCCTGACGCAGGAGAAGATTGTAGCCGGCTGTGGAAAACATTTTGTTGTCATTGCTGACTACAGGTTTGTATTTGCTAGTTTAACTCAAAAAGTTAAATTACTAGTGAAAGTGTTTTTGACAGCCCTCAGAGGAATAAAATAATGGATGTTTTGCAGTTTTTCATTAATAATTTGATCATTTTCTGTGTATTAGTTGGTTGAGAGGCTCCGTTTTCTGCCTTGTGGTACATTCAAGCTTTAATTACATGTTTGTATTAGTGATGTCTGATTAATCGGTCGGACAATTAATCGGGGCGGTTAATGACATTTTAAGATGATCAGCATCAGCCGATGTCTGCACTTACAAGGCCGATAAACAAGCCAACACCAGAGAAACTaacattgtttattttatttttttatttttttattaatgtaagATTACACATTTTCGTcattcctttattattttttttacaaagttttTGTTAACCTGTAGActtgtattatttgtatttattgaattgttgtattttatcagatgcaaaaagaaagaaacacaataTCAGCATTATATATCGGCCTCCCTGCTCTCTAAATATCCACATCAGCCATTGAAAACCCCATATCTGTCGACCTCTAGTTAATATGTGTGTACGTGTCCAGAATAGATGTGGTTCttatcttcctcttcctctcccaggAAGGACTCCAAGGCTCTGGGCCAGCAGTGGAAGAAGGGAGTTCCCATCGAGGTGATCCCCATGGCGTACGTTCCCATCTCCAGGACGATAGCCAAACGCTTCGGAGGCGAGGCCAACTTACGGATGGCTGTCAGCAAAGCAGTAAGTGGAAGATTGGCTCGGCTCGGCTCTCACTTCATCTGTATTCAACACTTCtcttattttgctgttttcATGGCACCTCTCTGTGTTACAGCAACAATTTAACAATTCTTCTTTTTTGCTCCCAGCTTGGCCTTGGGTTGCTCCGCGGTAGATTTCTGAATTTCTGTAGATCACTCTGGTTTTCTGTTCAGAGGCTGGTGGGGTCCTACGGTTCAGGTTAAGAATGACTCTAAAACTAGAAGAGCCTAATTGTCC
Proteins encoded in this region:
- the rpia gene encoding ribose-5-phosphate isomerase; this encodes MRLQRWVSFSKLLSSSSSSSWRLVSAALCRQKQKHVCLFTQSANNNNMAEEAKKLAAYAAVDNHVQNNQVVGVGSGSTIVYAVDRLAERVRQEKLNIVCVPTSFQARQLIVQHGLTLSDLDRHPELDVVIDGADEVDGDLTLIKGGGGCLTQEKIVAGCGKHFVVIADYRKDSKALGQQWKKGVPIEVIPMAYVPISRTIAKRFGGEANLRMAVSKAGPVVTDNSNFILDWKFEHAQNWKEVNTAIKMIPGVVETGLFVGMAERAYFGMEDGSVQVRDPPVN